The DNA region ATTGGTTAGGTCTACTCACATAGATTTAATTTGACCTCTGGCATTTATAATTTTGAACTACATTAACCAGTTTCGACAGAGGTCTAATATTAAATCCCATAAAATCAAAACCTTCATTAATATGAAGTATCCTGTCGCATACATATAGCTGTAACTCTTGCCTATACCAATTTGAATATTACTTAAAATTTTCTGTATAGCTTTTTACAATTAATTTTCTGCGCTTTGGAGTGATTAATTCATAATTCAGATAATTATTAAGACAGAATTTTATTGCACTTAATTTATTTTTAAAGTAAATTTTTGTTGAAGCATATGGGTTAGTAGTGCCTGTCCATCCTAAAGTTGTATCAATAAATCTGTTTTTTTTCTCTTCACAAGAAAAATCTACTGTCCAGAGCTTACTAGTTGGTCCTGATTGAGTTGGTAATTTAGATAATTGATAAATTCTGACTTGCATACTTAATATTAATAATGTTAAACTAAAACCTATAGTCTAAATTATAATTATCTATGAATAAAGAAAAAGTTATTGATGAAATGAGTTTTGAAGAAGCGCTAAATGAACTCGAAAAAATAGTTAAAATGATAGATTCTGGGCAAGAAAAGCTAGAAGATATTATTAAAGCTTTTGAAAGGGGAGCAGCGCTAAAAAAGCACTGTGAACAAAAATTAAATGAAGCTAAGTTTAGAATTGAAAAAGTTGTTTACGATAATGCTAATAATATAAGCAGTACAGAAGTAAAACTGTAAGCATATTAATTTAGATTTAATCTTACATTATTTAGTGACACGCTGAAAATTGTTTAGAAGTTTTATAAAATGAAAATTTTGTAGAATGTAATTTTGTAATCCTTATAGGTCTATTTTTCTCTTTGATCTATTCCAAGTTCATTAATAAATACTATCTTATTTTTTAGAATTATCTTAATTTTTTCTGATGAGTATGATACAGCCATATTTTTATCTTATTTTATATTTTGCTTTTCTCTCATAACGTAACTTCCTTTTTGATGTATGCTATATGGTTATTTACAATGAGGTTTGAAAATAGAGAGAAGCGATAATAGATTCATAGATTTAGCAAATTGAGTAATTTGATTTCTAATCCACATCTTCATATCAGCACAAAAGTTTTCTATCGGATTTAAATCTAGAGAATAATGTAGCAGAAAAATAACTTTACAACCAAACAGATTCCTATAACTATTTTATCGCCTCTTTCTATGCTCAAACCTCATGTAAATGACTATATATGCACCTAATTTTTTTTGTACTGAGGAAAAAATTTGTTTATGGTAGAGCGATAATTTTTTAGAAGTTTATACAAGAGATATTACACAACTTAAAATTGTTTTTAATTCTTGTCCTATTTTCAACTTCAATGAAACCAGCTTTTCTTAGTTCAGCTAAGCATTGTCTAACACTTCCTTGACAAACCTACAACTCATTTTCAAAAGAGCAATAACTGTATTGTAATTCCTCTCTATCATTATTGTAATAGATCTGTAGTTTATATACTATCAATGATAAAAGCTGTTTAGATGTTTTGATTAATGCTTTTCTATTAGACTTCTTTTGAAACTAGAGAATGATGTAGAATAGTGTTATAAAGATCTGATTTGAAGTAATAATGAAATTAGATCAGATTAAAGAGTTAAAGGATGAAAAATTTCGTCGATTAACAGGAGTAAGGAAGGGAACATTCTCAAAGATGGTGGATATTTTGAGGAAAGCTGATGGTGTTAAGAAATCAAAAGTAGGGCGTAAAAATAAGCTCAATTTGGAGGAACAGTTATTGATGGTCTTAGAATACCTTAGAGAATACCGTACTTATTTTCATATAGGTCAGAACTATGGGATTAGTGAAAGTTCAGCATATAAAGCTGTAAAATGGGTAGAAGACACCTTAGTTAAACACCCAAACTTTGCTCTTCCAGGTCGTAAAGCTCTAATGAATAGCGATATGAATTATGAAGTAGTCTTGATTGATGCTACTGAGAGTCCAATAGAAAGACCCAAAAAAAACAAAAATTCTATTATTCAGGAAAGAAGAAAAGGCATACACTAAAGACTCAAATAGTGGTAGACAAGAAAACACGCCAAGTAATATGTACAGATTTTTCTAACGGTAAAAAACATGACTTTAGATTATTTAAGGAATCCAAAATTCTTATCCACCCTAAGATTAAAGCGATTACTGATACAGGATATCAAGGTATACAAAAAATTCACAATAATTCTGCATTACCAAAGAAAAAAAGCAAAAAAAATCCTTTAACTAAAAATGATAAAAAGAATAATCGTAGGTTAGCAGGAGAAAGAGTTGTCAATGAAAACGTTATTGCTATGCTAAAACGGTTCAAAATTATTGCTGACAAATATCGAAATAGACGTAAAAGATTCGGTCTTAGATTTAATTTGATCTCTGGCATTTATAATTTTGAACTACCTTAACCAGTTTCGAAAGAGGTCTATTATCTCCAGTTAGCTTTCTTCATTCTACTGAAATAAAATTTCCAATAAACTGATAAAAGACAGTTGCATTATTGCGAATGTTATTATTGGCAATTTTGCAATTAGTAATTGTGAAATTGCGTACCATATGTGTCATTTTTAATCTCAGAAATATCAGATATAGCAAGTAGTTCAGACGCTTTTTGCGAGAAAACACACGTTTTATACCACAAAATATATAGCGTTTAATAGCTAATACTTAACATATAAGCCTCTGAAAGGCTTATAACGCCAAATTAGGATAAGGGAAAGTATGAAAAACGTAATGAAAAAGGTCTACAAAACGTCAATTTAGGATAATGAGTCAGGAGAAGAAGAAGGATAGGATGGGGATTAAGTTTAGAGATAGAATAACTAACAAGAGAAGCAATTATATGAACAAAGAAATTAAGAGGAGAACAGTGTCTAGTATGCTCTAAATGCATATGTTTTTTTAGTACATTAAAGACAGACTCAATTAAAGAACGTTTATTTAATAACCGCTTATCTTGTATGTCCAATAAATATGTTTTCATATCTTTACGAAGATTAGTAAATAAACGTAGACCATTGGTCAGCAGTTGATGAAATAACTCTTTAGATATGTAAGCTTTATCACCAAACAATTTACCAGATAAGCATTTAGAAAAAACTGAAGATACAGATAGGGTGCTTTTATTACATTTAGTAAATTTAACTAACATTTTATTTCACCTTTATTATTAATTACAAGATGAAGCTTAAAGCCTAAGAACCAGCTATAACTACTCTTACCAATTTTAGAAATTCTGTTGAAAACTCTATTACTGGAAATGCGTTTGTTATGACAAATTGCTAACTTTGTAGAATCGATGTAATATATACCTTTCAATATTTAAGACTACTGTGTTGTTATAAGCCTTTCAGAGTGTTAAATTTCGAGTATAGCTACAAAATTGCTATATTTACGCGGCATAAAAACGTGGTTTTGGATAGCGAAAATCGCCTGAACCCCCTGCCATATCTGACATTTTTGGAGGTTAGAAATGGCGCAAGATTTGCGTAATTTTGCAAGCAATAATTGTAAAATTGCTAATAATAACAGTAGCAATAATGCAACTGTCTTTTATCGTTTTATTGGAAATTTTGTTCCAGCAGAATGGAAAGATCTGATTGGAGATAATGCTAAAGCTTTAAGCAAAACATCTAAACAGCTTTTATCATTGATAGTATATAGACTACATATCTATTACAACAAAGATATAGATGAATTACAGGAAAGTTATTACTTTTTTGAAAAGGAGTTAAACCTTCGTTACCGCAGAGTTAGGCAATGCTTAGTTGAATTAAGAAATGCAGGTTTTATTAAAGTTGAAAATAGAACAATAATTAAAGGCAATCTCAAGGTACGTAATATTCTTTGTGTAAAACTTCTAAAAAATTTTCAGCGTTTCACTGAAAAAGAAAAAAAAGAAGAAAAAGTTGTCCTTCTACAACAAAAAAATTTTCACATCAATTTGCAAGAATTTGCAGGTGAACCTGCAAAAAATTGCAGCTACATATATAGATATAATAATAATAAAAAAAATAATAATAGATCTAGATCTACTGAAGATAAGTTAGTAGAGAATGATCAAAATGAAAATGAAGATCAACAGCAAAATTTGAAGTTTAAATATACGGAATCTGATGATTTTATAGAAATTGAGTTAG from Orientia tsutsugamushi str. Boryong includes:
- a CDS encoding NADH dehydrogenase ubiquinone Fe-S protein 4, whose protein sequence is MQVRIYQLSKLPTQSGPTSKLWTVDFSCEEKKNRFIDTTLGWTGTTNPYASTKIYFKNKLSAIKFCLNNYLNYELITPKRRKLIVKSYTENFK
- a CDS encoding exodeoxyribonuclease VII small subunit, which codes for MNKEKVIDEMSFEEALNELEKIVKMIDSGQEKLEDIIKAFERGAALKKHCEQKLNEAKFRIEKVVYDNANNISSTEVKL
- a CDS encoding IS5-like element ISOt6 family transposase (programmed frameshift), with product MKLDQIKELKDEKFRRLTGVRKGTFSKMVDILRKADGVKKSKVGRKNKLNLEEQLLMVLEYLREYRTYFHIGQNYGISESSAYKAVKWVEDTLVKHPNFALPGRKALMNSDMNYEVVLIDATESPIERPKKKQKFYYSGKKKRHTLKTQIVVDKKTRQVICTDFSNGKKHDFRLFKESKILIHPKIKAITDTGYQGIQKIHNNSALPKKKSKKNPLTKNDKKNNRRLAGERVVNENVIAMLKRFKIIADKYRNRRKRFGLRFNLISGIYNFELP